In Thermomonas carbonis, a single genomic region encodes these proteins:
- a CDS encoding DUF4136 domain-containing protein translates to MRTLQRTSRWLFVLLATVVLAACATGPQVRTDHDPTANFSQYRTWSFYSPIAMEESGYSTWISDRIKDNVRREMDARGYRYVESSPDLQVNFQGVVQDRTDVWTMPRADTQWFYNYRRKAYVAVPVWYDDTQVSRYREGTLTVDLVDARRNRMVWTGAAIGRVVNKTPEQKMAEVDQAINAIFLQYPHRAATP, encoded by the coding sequence ATGCGAACCCTGCAGCGCACCAGCCGATGGCTTTTCGTCCTCCTCGCCACCGTCGTGCTGGCGGCCTGCGCCACCGGTCCGCAGGTGCGCACCGACCATGATCCCACCGCGAATTTCAGCCAGTACCGCACCTGGTCCTTCTACAGCCCGATCGCGATGGAGGAGTCCGGTTATTCCACCTGGATCTCCGATCGCATCAAGGACAACGTACGCAGGGAAATGGACGCGCGCGGCTACCGTTACGTCGAGTCGTCACCCGACCTGCAAGTGAACTTCCAGGGCGTGGTGCAGGATCGAACCGATGTGTGGACGATGCCGCGCGCGGATACGCAATGGTTCTACAACTACCGCCGCAAGGCCTATGTCGCCGTGCCGGTCTGGTACGACGACACCCAGGTTAGCCGCTATCGCGAGGGCACCCTGACCGTGGACCTGGTCGATGCCCGTCGCAACCGCATGGTCTGGACCGGTGCCGCGATCGGCCGCGTGGTCAACAAAACACCCGAGCAAAAGATGGCCGAGGTAGACCAGGCCATCAACGCGATCTTCCTGCAGTACCCGCATCGCGCAGCCACGCCGTAA
- the ppa gene encoding inorganic diphosphatase codes for MGLDLVPTGKNPPDELNVIIEIPKDAEPVKYEVDKASGAIFVDRVLSTPMRYPCNYGYVPHTLCGDGDPADVLVLMPLALIPGSVIRVRPVGVLRMVDEAGADEKILAVPISKVYPGYDHIQHLDDVPKHWLDRIGYFFEHYKDLEAGKWVKLDGWGGRDEARQLLVESIERYEASAEKPNF; via the coding sequence ATGGGCCTGGACCTCGTCCCCACCGGCAAGAATCCGCCGGACGAACTCAACGTCATCATCGAAATCCCGAAGGATGCCGAGCCGGTCAAGTACGAGGTCGACAAGGCCAGCGGCGCGATCTTCGTCGACCGCGTGCTGTCCACACCGATGCGCTACCCGTGCAACTACGGCTACGTCCCGCACACCCTCTGCGGCGACGGCGACCCGGCCGACGTGCTGGTGCTGATGCCGCTGGCGCTGATCCCCGGCTCGGTGATCAGGGTGCGCCCGGTCGGCGTGCTGCGCATGGTCGACGAGGCCGGTGCCGACGAAAAGATCCTGGCCGTGCCGATCAGCAAGGTCTACCCGGGTTACGACCACATCCAGCATCTCGACGACGTGCCCAAGCACTGGCTGGACCGCATTGGCTACTTCTTCGAGCACTACAAGGACCTGGAAGCCGGCAAGTGGGTCAAGCTCGACGGCTGGGGCGGTCGCGACGAGGCCCGCCAGCTGCTGGTCGAGTCGATCGAGCGCTACGAAGCGAGCGCGGAGAAGCCGAACTTCTGA
- a CDS encoding two pore domain potassium channel family protein, which yields MSVGDVALHTQRLRRVAKRHPSAFLLAAQLLSLLVYPLINDSAGGRVLFGAVALVVVPLAVWVVNRSSFVNTIAWLLAIPAMLLTVFAVVFENDALLPFSALLEAALYFYAAASLISYMLHDHKVTADELFAAAATFTLLAWGFAYAYYVCQAWYPGSFTGFEPERPRTWMELLFYSFTNLSATGLGDVLPVSAPARALTMLEQFAGVGYIATVVSRLIGLTIVRERG from the coding sequence ATGTCGGTCGGGGATGTCGCCCTGCACACGCAGCGCTTGCGGCGCGTGGCCAAACGCCATCCCTCCGCGTTCCTGCTGGCGGCGCAACTGCTCAGCCTGCTGGTGTATCCGCTGATCAATGACAGCGCCGGCGGCCGGGTGCTGTTCGGCGCGGTGGCGCTGGTGGTGGTACCGCTGGCGGTATGGGTGGTCAACCGCAGTTCGTTCGTCAACACCATCGCGTGGCTGCTGGCGATTCCGGCGATGCTGCTGACCGTGTTCGCCGTGGTCTTCGAGAACGATGCGTTGCTGCCGTTTTCCGCCTTGCTGGAAGCGGCGCTGTATTTCTACGCCGCGGCCAGCCTGATCTCGTACATGCTGCACGATCACAAGGTCACCGCCGACGAACTGTTCGCCGCGGCGGCCACCTTCACCTTGCTGGCCTGGGGCTTCGCCTACGCCTATTACGTCTGCCAGGCGTGGTATCCCGGCAGCTTCACCGGCTTCGAACCCGAGCGTCCGCGCACCTGGATGGAGCTGCTGTTCTACAGCTTCACCAACCTGTCGGCGACGGGCCTGGGCGACGTGTTGCCTGTCAGCGCGCCGGCGCGCGCGCTGACCATGCTCGAACAGTTCGCCGGGGTGGGCTACATCGCCACCGTGGTCTCGCGGCTGATCGGCCTGACCATCGTCCGCGAGCGCGGCTGA
- a CDS encoding TonB-dependent receptor has translation MTKINPSHRRRKALVLALALCFTAGVQAQTNTAGAVTGRAMSGDAITISNPATGYSRTITVGSDGGYRFSQLPTGQYQLSRNGGAPRAATVNVGNATTLDFVGADATNLDTVTVVGTGAINPIDVSSVESTTILTAEQIARIPVGRDTTSVALLAPGTVRGDAAFGNLASFGGASVAENQYYFNGFNITNSFQNLNFALIPFEAIAEQQVKTGGYGAEFGRSTGGVINQISRRGTNEFRAGASLYWSPESLSETTPDLVSNAGTLLADNSPNTLGENLTAAVWAGGALIKDRLFAYGLVEYAKIDTDTFAGNPGQANSTSLRNRQPKWLLKADWNISDNHLLEFTAISDTQKLETDFFDTVTDADDVSNPRFSTYRGTDYTEFGGETYIAKYTGYLTDTLTLSALAGTSESARSNYSITSTGIRNEYNGNVGQPASGCPIIIDGRPSAVNGQVTPITGCTLAANLGRPDGKDSREQFRIDLEWQLGDHLLRGGVDIDNFESVAGVSNSGGMNWRYGRYPATGNTSENQVVRKRVFQSGSTVGVDQRAFYIEDSWSVSDNFVAYLGLRWDTFKNKNGDGETYVEIKNQFAPRLGFSWDVFGDSTFKVFGNAGRYALPLTATVAVRGASKSLFSEQFYTYTGVDPVTGAPTGLTLIDNPANGRPIRYLNNEFGVSKNPLTIASQNLEPMYQDEYILGFQKQLNEHFSLGVRAIHRDLKRAIDDTCDYRPLIAAALAQGFTADGGIFIEPIDKTQPSDIAVYNPGFAFCHLYNPGSDGVFQMDVNGDGQLEEIVVPADVLGPKAKRKYSALEIFWEGNWDRWFVQGSYTFAKSIGNTEGGVKSDIGQADTGTTQDFDYPELAIGSYGYLPNDRRHSLKLFGNFEITDEWSVGASFLVQSGRPINCFGFLGGANTSHYANGYFSCDSSTTFQPRYLNGGPDGDIGTPGDNTPNPDWDGGANNGRTIVNRGTAGRLPWTQNLDLNLAYKPAWAKGLQFKVDVFNVLQADKAVNVVEQGEDQAGNPQPDVYKMPVGWQAPRSVRFMVQYDF, from the coding sequence GTGACCAAGATCAATCCATCACACCGCCGCCGCAAGGCACTCGTTCTCGCTCTCGCCCTGTGTTTCACCGCGGGTGTGCAGGCGCAGACCAACACCGCCGGCGCGGTGACCGGCCGCGCCATGTCCGGCGACGCCATCACCATCAGCAATCCGGCGACGGGATACAGCCGCACGATTACCGTCGGATCGGATGGCGGTTATCGCTTTTCGCAGTTGCCGACCGGCCAATATCAGCTGAGTCGCAATGGCGGCGCACCTCGCGCTGCGACAGTCAACGTCGGCAATGCAACCACGCTGGACTTCGTGGGTGCCGATGCGACCAACCTGGACACGGTGACGGTCGTGGGGACCGGTGCGATCAATCCGATCGACGTGTCGTCGGTGGAGTCGACCACCATCCTGACCGCCGAGCAGATTGCCCGGATTCCGGTGGGTCGCGATACCACGTCGGTCGCGCTGCTGGCACCGGGTACCGTGCGCGGCGATGCGGCCTTCGGCAACCTGGCCTCGTTCGGTGGTGCCTCGGTCGCGGAGAACCAGTACTACTTCAACGGCTTCAACATCACCAACTCGTTCCAGAACCTGAATTTCGCCCTGATTCCGTTCGAGGCAATCGCCGAGCAGCAGGTCAAGACGGGTGGCTACGGCGCCGAGTTCGGTCGTTCCACCGGCGGCGTGATCAACCAGATTTCCAGGCGCGGCACCAACGAGTTCCGTGCCGGTGCCAGCCTGTATTGGTCGCCCGAGTCCTTGTCCGAGACGACCCCCGACCTGGTGAGCAATGCCGGGACGCTACTCGCCGACAACTCACCCAACACCCTCGGCGAAAACCTGACTGCGGCGGTATGGGCGGGCGGCGCACTGATCAAGGATCGCCTGTTCGCCTATGGACTGGTGGAATACGCGAAGATCGACACCGATACCTTCGCGGGCAATCCTGGCCAGGCCAACAGCACCTCGCTGCGCAATCGCCAACCGAAGTGGTTGCTCAAGGCGGACTGGAACATCAGCGACAACCACCTGCTCGAATTCACCGCCATCTCCGACACGCAGAAGCTGGAGACCGACTTCTTCGACACGGTCACCGATGCCGACGATGTCAGCAATCCGCGCTTCTCGACCTACCGCGGGACCGACTACACGGAATTCGGCGGCGAGACCTACATCGCCAAATACACCGGCTACCTGACCGATACCCTGACATTGTCGGCGCTGGCGGGCACCAGCGAATCGGCACGCTCCAACTACAGCATCACCTCGACCGGCATCCGCAACGAATACAACGGCAACGTCGGACAGCCTGCAAGCGGCTGCCCGATCATCATCGATGGTCGTCCATCGGCGGTGAATGGCCAGGTCACCCCGATCACCGGCTGCACGCTGGCCGCCAACCTTGGTAGGCCGGACGGCAAGGACAGCCGGGAACAATTCCGCATCGACCTGGAATGGCAGCTGGGCGATCACCTGTTGCGCGGCGGCGTCGACATCGACAACTTCGAGTCGGTCGCAGGCGTGTCCAATTCCGGAGGCATGAACTGGCGCTATGGCCGCTATCCGGCGACCGGCAACACCAGCGAGAACCAGGTCGTCCGCAAGCGCGTGTTCCAGTCCGGCTCGACGGTTGGCGTGGATCAACGCGCGTTCTACATCGAGGACAGCTGGAGCGTTTCCGACAACTTCGTCGCCTACCTGGGCCTGCGCTGGGACACCTTCAAGAACAAGAACGGCGATGGCGAAACCTATGTCGAGATCAAGAACCAGTTCGCCCCGCGGCTTGGCTTCAGCTGGGACGTGTTCGGCGACAGCACGTTCAAGGTGTTCGGCAATGCCGGCCGCTACGCCCTGCCGCTGACCGCAACCGTTGCCGTGCGCGGGGCATCGAAATCACTGTTCAGCGAGCAGTTCTATACCTACACCGGCGTGGATCCGGTCACCGGCGCACCGACCGGCCTGACCCTGATCGACAACCCTGCCAATGGGCGTCCGATCCGTTATCTGAACAACGAGTTCGGAGTGAGCAAGAATCCGCTGACGATCGCCTCGCAGAACCTGGAGCCGATGTACCAGGACGAATACATCCTCGGTTTCCAGAAGCAGTTGAACGAGCACTTCTCGCTGGGCGTGCGCGCGATCCACCGCGACCTGAAGCGTGCGATCGACGACACCTGCGATTACCGCCCGCTGATTGCGGCGGCCCTGGCGCAGGGCTTCACCGCCGACGGCGGCATCTTCATCGAGCCGATCGACAAGACCCAGCCCAGCGACATCGCCGTCTACAACCCGGGCTTCGCGTTCTGCCACCTCTACAACCCGGGCAGTGATGGTGTGTTCCAGATGGACGTCAATGGCGATGGACAGCTGGAAGAGATCGTCGTTCCGGCCGACGTGCTGGGTCCGAAGGCCAAGCGCAAGTACAGCGCGCTGGAAATCTTCTGGGAAGGCAATTGGGACCGCTGGTTCGTGCAGGGCTCGTACACGTTCGCCAAGAGCATCGGCAATACCGAGGGTGGCGTGAAGTCGGACATCGGCCAGGCCGACACCGGCACCACGCAGGACTTCGACTACCCGGAGCTGGCGATCGGTTCGTACGGCTACCTGCCGAACGACCGTCGCCACAGCCTGAAGCTGTTCGGCAACTTCGAGATCACCGACGAGTGGTCGGTCGGTGCGAGTTTCCTGGTGCAGTCCGGGCGTCCGATCAATTGCTTCGGCTTCCTGGGTGGCGCGAATACGTCGCACTACGCGAACGGCTACTTCTCCTGCGACTCGTCCACGACCTTCCAGCCGCGCTACCTGAATGGTGGTCCGGACGGCGACATCGGCACGCCCGGGGACAACACCCCGAATCCGGATTGGGATGGCGGCGCTAACAATGGCCGCACCATCGTCAACCGCGGAACGGCGGGGCGTTTGCCCTGGACTCAGAACCTCGACCTGAACCTGGCCTACAAGCCCGCGTGGGCGAAGGGCCTGCAGTTCAAGGTGGATGTGTTCAACGTGCTGCAGGCGGACAAGGCGGTCAACGTCGTCGAGCAGGGCGAAGATCAGGCGGGCAACCCGCAGCCGGACGTGTACAAGATGCCGGTTGGCTGGCAGGCGCCGCGCTCGGTTCGCTTCATGGTCCAGTACGACTTCTGA
- a CDS encoding DUF167 domain-containing protein, whose protein sequence is MPILLVKAKPNARVSALTQQDDGTWLAQLKSPPVDGKANAELIGLVAKQFGCAKSSVGIRTGAGSKLKRVAIPD, encoded by the coding sequence ATGCCCATCCTGCTGGTCAAAGCCAAACCGAATGCCCGTGTCTCCGCACTGACGCAGCAGGACGATGGCACCTGGCTGGCGCAACTGAAGTCGCCGCCGGTGGACGGCAAGGCGAATGCCGAATTGATCGGACTGGTGGCGAAACAGTTCGGTTGCGCGAAATCCTCGGTCGGGATCAGAACCGGCGCGGGCAGCAAGTTGAAGCGGGTGGCGATCCCGGACTGA
- a CDS encoding winged helix-turn-helix domain-containing protein, with the protein MRNHFTPSPESPSTRLRVGACVLNIDCREVVRGDDAPQRITLKALQVLQVLAAQPGRVVSREALLDAVWAGTMPTDDVVTQAITTLRKALGDDREAPAYLETIPKSGYRLLAEVEWLPDQVVASPAAGMEQAASHADARRPRDRGRVVGIGLFMLIVAAVAGWVVSRTHSEDASAPMTAALARPPGELPYTLLTSRPGPEIQPALSPDGALVAYAMPPGGADDAPALFVQATQATPPRQLTSPPHDHSDHLPRWSPDGRQLVFARIDEKAGCELLLVPASGGATRAVGRCDRVNGRYDWLPDGSGIIAGLESEADGAAAPLAILRLDSGLWQPLAYAHGRGDVDFDPRFSPDGTQLVFRRGLSHSDLWAMPAAGGTPRKLTRLQSSLNGWAWAPDGRSLLLALPGNPSQLHRHDLGSGQTRALGGFEGVGLDIAARGKVMAFTLGEERIAMFRYPLPMRAGAVPEPLFASTGNDLLPSPSPDGRWLAFHSDRNRDARLWLGEPADPDQLRMIEDFTPISRHPPQWSDDGRRLLVIGESKGSGGARLHEIDVASGRVHALPLEGLPYAAQYLPGQRMLVLVDRGASRLALQILDLSKTSPQVLAQLDDVGEARFDAATGQVHFVRTTRPGLWRVDPDLRALVQVDAESPANYWLRRWALLDGRAFALRTAAPACLSRWHWLGTPATEADAGCLDAQRRGAPTLAPTVSRDGRWLYVSMVVGQQDSDIGLLRLEELVTEPVR; encoded by the coding sequence ATGAGAAACCACTTCACGCCATCGCCGGAATCGCCCAGCACACGTCTGCGGGTCGGTGCCTGCGTGCTGAACATCGATTGTCGCGAAGTGGTTCGTGGCGATGATGCACCGCAGCGGATTACCCTGAAGGCGCTACAGGTGTTGCAGGTACTGGCCGCGCAGCCGGGCAGGGTGGTGAGCCGCGAGGCGCTGCTCGATGCGGTATGGGCGGGCACGATGCCGACCGACGACGTGGTGACCCAGGCGATCACCACGCTGCGCAAGGCGCTGGGCGACGATCGCGAAGCGCCTGCGTATCTCGAAACCATTCCGAAATCCGGCTATCGCCTGCTGGCCGAGGTCGAGTGGTTGCCGGACCAGGTCGTTGCATCGCCCGCGGCAGGCATGGAGCAGGCCGCATCGCATGCCGATGCACGCAGGCCTCGCGATCGGGGGCGCGTGGTCGGCATCGGGCTGTTCATGCTGATTGTGGCGGCGGTCGCTGGCTGGGTCGTGTCGCGAACGCATTCAGAAGATGCATCCGCGCCGATGACGGCGGCGTTGGCCCGGCCACCGGGCGAACTGCCCTATACCTTGCTGACCTCACGGCCGGGCCCGGAAATCCAGCCGGCGTTGTCGCCCGACGGCGCACTGGTTGCGTACGCGATGCCGCCTGGTGGAGCGGACGATGCCCCGGCCTTGTTCGTGCAGGCCACCCAGGCCACACCGCCCCGGCAACTGACCTCACCGCCGCACGATCATTCCGATCATCTGCCGCGCTGGTCGCCGGATGGCCGGCAGCTGGTATTCGCCCGCATCGACGAGAAAGCCGGCTGCGAATTGCTGCTGGTACCGGCCAGCGGCGGGGCTACCCGCGCGGTCGGTCGCTGCGACCGCGTCAATGGCCGCTACGACTGGTTGCCGGATGGCAGCGGGATCATCGCCGGACTGGAATCCGAGGCCGATGGTGCCGCCGCGCCGCTGGCGATCCTGCGCCTGGACAGCGGCCTGTGGCAGCCGTTGGCGTATGCGCATGGCAGGGGCGATGTCGATTTCGATCCGCGCTTTTCGCCGGACGGGACGCAACTGGTGTTCCGTCGCGGCCTCAGTCATTCCGATTTGTGGGCGATGCCGGCGGCGGGCGGCACGCCGCGCAAGCTCACCCGGCTGCAAAGCAGCCTCAACGGCTGGGCGTGGGCACCGGATGGTCGCTCCCTGCTGCTGGCCCTGCCCGGCAATCCGTCGCAGTTGCATCGGCACGACCTGGGCAGCGGCCAGACTCGCGCGCTCGGCGGCTTCGAGGGCGTCGGCCTGGATATCGCTGCGCGCGGCAAGGTGATGGCCTTCACCCTCGGCGAGGAACGCATCGCGATGTTCCGCTACCCGCTGCCGATGCGGGCCGGGGCCGTGCCGGAACCCCTGTTCGCGTCCACCGGCAACGACCTGCTGCCGTCACCGTCGCCGGATGGACGCTGGCTGGCCTTCCATTCCGACCGTAACCGCGACGCGCGGCTGTGGCTGGGCGAACCCGCCGATCCCGACCAGTTGCGAATGATCGAAGATTTCACTCCCATCTCGCGGCATCCACCGCAGTGGTCCGACGATGGCAGGCGCTTGCTGGTGATTGGCGAAAGCAAGGGCAGTGGCGGCGCCCGCCTGCACGAAATCGATGTCGCCAGCGGCCGCGTCCACGCCTTGCCGCTGGAGGGTCTGCCGTATGCCGCCCAGTACCTGCCCGGGCAACGCATGCTGGTGCTGGTCGATCGTGGCGCGAGCCGGTTGGCGTTGCAGATCCTGGACCTGTCGAAAACGAGCCCTCAGGTGTTGGCGCAACTGGACGATGTCGGCGAGGCGCGTTTCGACGCCGCCACCGGTCAGGTGCATTTCGTTCGCACCACCCGACCTGGGCTTTGGCGGGTGGATCCGGATCTGCGCGCGCTGGTGCAGGTCGATGCCGAATCGCCGGCGAACTACTGGCTGCGGCGTTGGGCACTGCTGGATGGCCGGGCATTTGCCCTGCGCACCGCCGCGCCAGCCTGTCTGTCCCGCTGGCACTGGCTGGGAACGCCGGCAACGGAAGCCGATGCCGGTTGCCTGGACGCGCAAAGGCGCGGTGCGCCGACGCTGGCGCCGACGGTGTCGCGGGACGGTCGCTGGCTGTACGTGAGCATGGTCGTGGGCCAGCAGGACAGCGATATCGGGCTGCTCCGGTTGGAGGAGTTGGTCACGGAGCCTGTCCGCTAA
- a CDS encoding helix-turn-helix transcriptional regulator, producing MPDALRGFLAMLQRELLAGTERCPGHSLRRKRQVLVRMQRARLYLEGHAGGGLRVAELAQRCNFSPWYFTKIFHALYGIGPQQFAAQLRLAHACRLLSTTRLPVTEISAACGFDNPCSFSRAFRARHGMTASEYRLLHPHGFTAGDAADPWNAAMQHPWQQARSGR from the coding sequence ATGCCAGACGCGTTGCGCGGTTTCCTGGCGATGCTGCAACGTGAACTGCTCGCGGGCACGGAGCGCTGCCCCGGCCATTCGCTGCGCCGCAAGCGCCAGGTGCTGGTGCGCATGCAGCGCGCGCGGCTGTACCTGGAAGGGCATGCCGGTGGCGGCCTGCGGGTGGCCGAACTGGCGCAACGCTGCAATTTCTCGCCCTGGTACTTCACCAAGATCTTCCATGCGCTGTACGGCATCGGGCCGCAGCAGTTCGCCGCGCAGTTGCGACTGGCGCATGCCTGCCGGCTGCTGTCCACGACGCGCCTGCCGGTGACGGAAATTTCCGCGGCGTGCGGCTTCGACAACCCGTGCAGTTTCTCGCGTGCGTTCCGTGCGCGGCATGGCATGACCGCGTCCGAGTATCGGCTGCTGCATCCGCATGGGTTTACCGCAGGCGATGCCGCCGACCCCTGGAACGCGGCCATGCAACACCCATGGCAGCAGGCACGGAGTGGTCGATGA
- a CDS encoding transposase, producing MSQPRYSAARKVDAVRRVVEDGRSVGDVAREFGVSQGSLFFWVRRYRQFACSVRESTRALRGHGAGLRVTPDRELLQVAAQSTADAGSLVACLRRSSLR from the coding sequence ATGAGCCAGCCGCGCTATTCCGCCGCGCGCAAGGTCGATGCGGTGCGTCGTGTCGTCGAGGATGGTCGCAGCGTGGGCGATGTCGCCCGCGAGTTCGGCGTCAGCCAGGGCTCGTTGTTCTTCTGGGTGCGCCGCTACCGGCAATTCGCATGCAGCGTGCGCGAGAGCACTCGTGCGCTGCGCGGACATGGCGCGGGCCTGCGTGTCACCCCGGATCGTGAGCTGTTGCAAGTTGCCGCGCAGTCCACGGCAGATGCGGGTTCGCTGGTCGCCTGTCTGCGCCGCTCCAGTCTCCGTTGA
- a CDS encoding aspartyl/asparaginyl beta-hydroxylase domain-containing protein, with protein sequence MKLPLPFIQLPLSFDADVLAAEIEALGESVWRDHPQKFPGNSMLPLLAVGGDPANESFAGTMAPTPELLRCPYLMQVMASFGATLGRTRLMRLAGQAEVTPHVDQGYYWAERVRVHVPIVTQPTVRFECGSAVINMAAGECWIFDTWRNHNVINDASQSRIHLVADTVGGEAFWNLVAAGRGHGADRADWRPVRVPPSASRPALILEHYNIPQAMSPWEANYHMRRLLDDADPRDPNLAAAHAQIERFFQAWRGLWARYADSGEGKAEYWAALERFIQQIPEPVAMIRLANGTHWIDGVLARVAKMAIRRS encoded by the coding sequence ATGAAGCTGCCCCTTCCGTTCATCCAGTTGCCGCTGTCGTTCGATGCCGACGTGCTCGCCGCGGAGATCGAAGCACTGGGCGAGAGCGTATGGCGCGACCACCCGCAGAAGTTCCCCGGCAATTCGATGCTGCCGTTGCTGGCGGTGGGTGGCGATCCTGCGAACGAATCGTTCGCAGGCACCATGGCACCGACGCCGGAGCTGCTGCGTTGCCCGTACCTGATGCAGGTGATGGCCAGCTTCGGTGCCACTCTCGGACGCACCCGCTTGATGCGGCTTGCGGGCCAGGCGGAAGTCACACCGCACGTCGACCAGGGTTATTACTGGGCCGAGCGCGTGCGTGTGCACGTGCCGATCGTGACCCAGCCGACGGTACGTTTCGAATGCGGATCGGCGGTCATCAACATGGCGGCTGGGGAGTGCTGGATCTTCGATACCTGGCGTAACCACAACGTGATCAACGACGCCAGCCAGAGCCGCATCCACCTGGTCGCCGATACGGTCGGCGGCGAAGCCTTCTGGAACCTGGTGGCGGCCGGCCGCGGGCACGGTGCCGACCGTGCCGACTGGCGGCCAGTCCGCGTCCCGCCATCCGCGTCCCGGCCTGCCTTGATCCTCGAGCACTACAACATCCCGCAGGCGATGTCGCCGTGGGAAGCCAACTACCACATGCGCCGACTGCTGGACGACGCGGATCCACGCGATCCCAACCTGGCCGCCGCGCATGCGCAGATCGAGCGTTTCTTCCAGGCCTGGCGTGGGCTGTGGGCGCGTTACGCCGATTCGGGAGAAGGCAAGGCCGAATACTGGGCCGCGCTGGAACGATTCATCCAGCAGATCCCGGAACCGGTCGCGATGATCAGATTGGCCAACGGCACGCACTGGATCGATGGCGTCCTCGCGCGGGTCGCCAAGATGGCGATCAGGCGTTCCTGA
- a CDS encoding CsgG/HfaB family protein, translating to MKKLLLIAGACLLLSGPAEAQRNKNDPKGAAAGANSEGAAATLERCDSPLGTVGVVEEQDGDWYRYLTSDLRLPSTIPLIRMMIQQSNCFVVVERGRAMKNMMQERALADSGEMREGSNFGKGQMVAADYTINPTINFSQSDAGGIGAALGAFGGRKLGAIGAVVGGLKFKKAETILTMIDNRSGVQLAVAQGQARKTDFGGGIAGWGGSGYGALGGYTNTPEGKVLAAAFADAYNNLVRALRNYEAQEVEGGMGKGGKLKVGN from the coding sequence ATGAAGAAGCTGTTGTTGATCGCGGGCGCCTGCCTGCTGTTGAGTGGACCGGCCGAGGCCCAGCGCAACAAGAACGATCCGAAAGGCGCGGCGGCCGGTGCCAATTCGGAAGGCGCGGCGGCGACCCTGGAACGCTGCGATTCGCCCCTCGGCACCGTCGGCGTGGTCGAGGAACAGGATGGCGACTGGTATCGGTACCTGACCTCCGACCTGCGCCTGCCGTCGACCATCCCGCTGATCCGGATGATGATCCAGCAGTCCAACTGCTTCGTGGTGGTCGAACGCGGACGCGCGATGAAGAACATGATGCAGGAGCGCGCCTTGGCCGACAGCGGCGAGATGCGCGAGGGCAGCAACTTCGGCAAGGGCCAGATGGTCGCCGCCGACTACACCATCAACCCGACGATCAATTTCTCGCAGAGCGACGCCGGCGGCATCGGTGCCGCACTCGGAGCGTTCGGCGGGCGCAAGCTCGGCGCGATCGGCGCGGTGGTCGGCGGACTCAAGTTCAAGAAGGCCGAAACCATCCTGACCATGATCGACAACCGCTCCGGCGTGCAGCTGGCGGTGGCGCAGGGCCAGGCGCGCAAGACCGATTTCGGCGGCGGCATCGCCGGCTGGGGCGGCTCCGGCTACGGCGCGCTGGGCGGCTACACCAACACCCCGGAAGGCAAGGTGCTGGCCGCGGCCTTCGCAGATGCCTACAACAATCTGGTCCGCGCCCTGCGCAACTACGAGGCGCAGGAAGTCGAAGGCGGCATGGGCAAGGGCGGCAAGCTGAAAGTCGGCAACTGA
- a CDS encoding OmpA family protein codes for MDAAAADAEVDAAAVDSTLPDASAAAVYFASGSADLPADAGDTLGQLVQHLKDDPAARATVSGYHDASGDPAQNAELAKQRAQNVAGALAAAGIDDTRVDLEKPVLAIEGTSAEDARRVEVTVK; via the coding sequence ATGGATGCCGCAGCCGCCGATGCAGAGGTGGATGCCGCTGCCGTGGATTCCACCTTGCCGGATGCCAGCGCCGCCGCTGTGTATTTCGCAAGCGGCTCCGCAGACCTGCCGGCCGATGCCGGCGACACCCTGGGCCAGCTCGTCCAGCACCTCAAGGACGATCCCGCCGCGCGTGCCACGGTGTCCGGTTACCACGATGCCAGTGGCGATCCGGCGCAGAACGCGGAACTGGCCAAGCAGCGCGCGCAGAATGTCGCCGGTGCATTGGCTGCAGCCGGCATCGACGACACCCGCGTCGACCTGGAAAAGCCGGTCTTGGCCATCGAAGGCACCAGCGCGGAAGACGCGCGCCGGGTCGAGGTCACGGTGAAGTAA